A region of the Haematobia irritans isolate KBUSLIRL chromosome 5, ASM5000362v1, whole genome shotgun sequence genome:
aaattttcttctcttagagcaatcgcaagccaaatttgggggtccgtttatatgggggctatacgtaaaagtggaccgatatggcccatttgcaatactatccgacctacatcaataacaactacctgtgccaagtttcaagtcgatagcatgtttcgttcggaagttagcgtgatttcaaaagacggacggacggacggacatgttcagatcgactcagaatttcaccaagacccagaatatatatatatatatactttatggggtcttagagcaatatttcgatgtgttacaaacggaatgacaaagttaatatacccccatcctatggtggagggtataaaaaaataaaataaaaccaaagatcctaaatcctcaaaataaatcttagcctatatttgaagcgtttttatcttaaatctaaagattcaatatttcaggtaatttaaggataatttcttaaatgtgtttcttttttaaattgcgcacataaataattttttagtttaggGACAGACACCTCCTGAAAATAAGTCTAaggctatatttgaagcgtttttatcttaaatctaaagattcaatatttcagttaatttaagggcgatttctttatatcaaaaatgtgtatctttactttaaaaaatctttAAGACAAAatcgccttagttcaaagacatacgtctTTCacgaagggatgcaaatttcacaatttgagtcctaaattcaatatttttttttcaatcaaaggttataaacttgtttttgtaaattaaaatgtctttattttaaagaaatttgtcccttatattttgtaaattgcgcatactaaaatgtaggttgtgtaatctttaatatcacataaatatatatatatatatatatatatatatatatatatatatatatatatatatatatatatatatatatatatatatatatatatatatatatatatatatatatatatatatatatatatatatatatatatatatatatatatatatatattttcagtttaGGGACAGACATCTACGTGTACTGCAACTGAGGGTTCTTAGTCACTGAATACCTCAAAACcgcacttttatttatttttatattgcgattctatataaataatgacCCTCCAGAAACTTAAACGAATTAGATATAAACTTAGAACTACTAAGAGCTCACTTATTcctgaactaaaacaaaaaaaaataataataataacaatatgaaacttttaatattttttggattGTTAGCTGTAGCTGCTGCGGTTTCTGTATCAAAAACTAGAGATATTATATTGGGTAATGTGGGACCCAAGGATGTGCTggtttatagacaaaaaatatcTATGGCAAAACGAGATGGCGAAATACAAAGGAGAATAATacgtttttttgtaatttgaattaatattttgtactTCGTATatcaaacatttaaaatttattttcttattacttTATTATCCATTTACTTCATAATTCAAGCCATGGTATGCTACAGCGCCAATAACAGGAGTTATAGTGAaaaatatggtattgaaaaaggAAGTCAATCAAACACCTAAAGTTGAAATTCTACGAGGAGGATTGGGTACAGAGTCAATAAAATTACGCTTAAGTTCTCAGAAATCCCAAGGAATGCATGTTGAAGTTAGAATTTATGCCAAATATTAGAGTGGACGTGAATGACACGAGAACTTCGAGACTATTCGATAAGAGATTGGTAGAGttctaaattataaaaaagaagaGGAGAGTCGAAGTATTTTCAACTAAACTATCGAATAAATGTACTAATGCAATATAtagaatttaagaaaatattaaatagtACTGaataactacacgcaaaaaaaaagtatttcctTATAAACGACATTTTAGACCAAAGAACATTGTTTCCCATTTCTACATGTTTGGTTGAAAGAACAAAACTCTGTAACAAAGCAAATATATTTACAACGCCCgtctaaaatacttctatatCTCTTCTAGATAAATAAATCGATAAAATTTGCACTTTCTAGAAGTCCAAAAGTCCAATATCACTGTagctgtagcatgattacaacagacagatagacggataTGATTATACTGTCTCAGAATTTTTTACTGAGTAAGAGTTTGTATACTTTAATAAACGGAAATCCATATCTCGATGTGGTACCAACGGAATGACAGACTTATTATAACCCCATCACCTTTCTATTGTGGTGGCTTAAAATACTCCCTTTAAGATCGTCATTTTGCTAGCAATGTAATATTCGATCTACGAATtaattgtcaatatttcttcGATTTAATCCTAATAAGAATAGAATCATATCAATTATTCGATTACTTGGATGGCCACAATTAAGCGATTAAACCAAAAACATACAAATGCGACCTtataaaaagtcataaaattaccAGGACATATTTCGAAGAATTGACTTACCAGCTCAAATCCTTTCAAATATAGCAAACAGTTAACATACGATAAACGATGTggtatcatggttgccactcatgcaaaaaataatctaccaaaattttaaaaaattattaccaaaaatcagccaaattaaaaaagcttattttaaagtttttgatagaattttatttctatagaaaattttgtcaaaattttatttttatagaacattttctcaaaattttatttctactgaaaattttgtccgaaatcttattacaatagaaacttttgtcaaaatattatttctatagaaaattttgataaaatgttatttctatagaaaatttttgcaaaagtttgtatctatagaaaatttttgcaaaagtttatttctatagaaattgttgtcaaaattttatatcaatagatttttttttttaattttatttcaattgaacatattttcaagattttatttccgtagaaaattttgtcaaaattttatttctatagaaaattttgtcaaaattttaattctactgaaaattttgtccgaaatcttattacaatagaaaattttgtcaaaatattatttctatagaaaattttgttaaaatgttatttctatagaaaatttttgcaaaagtttgtatctatcgaaaatttttgcaaaagtttatttctatagaaattatatataattatatataatttatatttctatagaaattatatatatagaatatgtcaaatgtttattcctatagaaattttatttgtgtaaaaactcttgtcaaaattttatttttatagaaaattttctcacaattttatttccatagaaaatttttgcaaaagtttgtatctatcgaaaatttttgcaaaagtttatttctatagaaattatatataattatatatattttatatttctatagaaattatatatcattatatataatttatatttctatagaaattatatatatagaatatgtcaaatgtttattcctatagaaattttatttgtgtaaaaactcttgtcaaaattttatttttatagaaaattttctcacaattttatttccatagaaaattttgtcaaaattttattccatagataattttgtcaaaattttatatctatagaaaattttgtcaaaattgtatttctatagaaatttttgtcaaaattttatttcgatagaaaaatttttttaaattttatttatatagaaatttttgtggaaatttaatttctatagaaaattttgtcaaaattttatatcaatagaaaattttgttaaaattttattactacagacatttttttcaaaattttattcctatagaaaattttgaccgaaatgttatttctcaaaaaatttttttgtcaaacttttatttcaatagaaaattttgttaaaattttatttctactgaaaattttgtcaaaattttatttctatagaaaattttgtccgaaattttatttgtgtaaaaacttttatcaaaattgtatttttatagaaagttttctcaaaactttacttctatagaaaatgttgtcaaaattttatatcaatagaaaattttttcaaaatttgatttctatagaaaattttttgtcaaattttatttttatagaaagttttctcaaaactttatttctatagaaaattttgtcaaaattttatatcaataaaaatttttgttaaaattttatttctactgaaaattttgtcaaaattttatttctatagaaaagtttgtccgaaattttatttgtgtaaaaacttttattaaaattttatttctatagagagttttctcaaaactttatttctatagaaaattttgtcaaaattttatatcaatagaaaattttttcaaaatttgatttctatagaaaattttttgtcaaattttatttttatagaaagtttttcaaaactttatttctatagaaaattttgtcaaaattttatatcaatagaaaaattttttataatttgatttctatagaaaattttgtcaacattttatttctatagaaaattttgtcaacattttattttctatagacaattttgtcaaaattttatttctacagataattttgtcaaaattttatttctatagaaaattttttcaaaattttatttatagaaatttttgtcaaaattttagttccacaaatttttataaatttttatttctactgaaaattttttcaaaatattatttctgtagtaaattttgtcaaaactttacttctacagaaatttttttcaaaatgttatttctgtagtaaattttgtcaatatttcatttcgatagaaaatgtttgtcaaaattttatttatatagaaatttttgtggaaatttcatttctatagaaaattttgtcaaaactttatatcaatagaaaattttgttaaaattttatttctacagaaatttttttcctatagaaaattttgtccgaaatgttatttctaaaaaaaaaaaataaatttctacagaaaattttgtcaaaattttatttctatagaaatttttgtcaaaattttattttctatagacaattttgtcaacattttatttctgtagaaaatgttgtcaaaattttatttctatagataattttgtcaaaatataatttccatagaaaattttgtcaaaattttatttctacagataattttgtcaaaattttatttctatagaaaattttgtcaaaattttatttctatagaaaattttgtcaaaattttatttctacagataattttgtcaaaattttatttctatagaaaatttttaaaaaattttatttctatagaaatttttgtcaaaattttagttccacagaaaatttttaaaaaattttatttctacagaaaattttttaaaaattttatttctgcagtaaattttgtcaaaattttacttctacagaaatttttttcaaaatgttatttctatagaaaattttgtcaacattttatttatatagaaatttttgtagaaactgtagaaaattttgtcaaaatgttatatcaatagaaaattttgataaaattttatttctacagaatttttttctcaaaattttatttctatagaaaattttgtccgaaatgttatttctatagaaaattttgttaaaatttgatatcaatagaaaattttgttaaaattttatttctacagaaattcttttaaaaattttatttctacagaaattttttttaaattttatttctatagagaattttgtccgaaattttatttgtataaaaaaatactcaaaattttatttcaatagaatatgtcctcaaaattttatgactatagaaaattttgttaaaatgttatttctatagaaaattttgtcaacagaaatttttttcaaaatgttatttctgtagtaaatattttcaaaattttatttctatagtgaatttcgtcaaaattttatttctatagaaaattttgtcaaaattttgtttcaatagaaaatgttgttaaactttttttttctactgaaaattttgtcaaaattgtatttttgtagaaaattttgtcaaaattttatttctatagaaaatcttctcaaaattttagttccacagaaaatttgttttaaattttatttctgtagaaaattttgtcaaaattttattttaatagaacattttgtcaccattttatttctatagaaaattttctcaaaattttatttctaaagagaattttgtgaaagttttatttctgtagaaaattttgtccgaaaatgtatttctatagaaaattttctcaaaatttcatttctatagaaaattttgtcaaaattctatttcaatagaacattttttcaaatttttatttctatagaaaattttgtcaaaattttatttcaatagaacattttatcaacattttatttctatagaaaatttggtcaaaattttatacatcaagaattctaccaaaaaatctgCCTACCACTTTTAATagtagaattataccaactgtggcaacggtGTATGAAATCCCTAATATCTACCATCCTAAATGTATgctataaaattattaacttatCATAATTTACTAAATAATGACCTGTTCCTATAAATTCCTCAATTCAAAGAATTTTCTCAATCTTTTCATATGGAaaagttttcttattttgtGACATTTGTACGTGCCCGtttccaaatattttctctATACTCTATTGACTTTGGTATTGGTTCCGATCAATTCTCTTCTAAATTTGACTGTTgacttcaaaatttgatttggtttgtccaaaatttcacaaCGAAATAAAAGTGGTTTTTCTTTATGTATGATATATTCCATTTACTTTGACGATAATCTCGATGAAATCGACTGGGTTATCGGCAGTAAAGGCTGCCCATCGAGCAATTGGTCATTtagttttcgttttgttttaattgttattattttttaatttctataattttaatcatatagttttctttttggtttatatttagtttattgcatttaaatttaatttgctaTAATTTCATTTGgttggattaaaaaaaaactcatgttTCATTATACtgaaaatatttgtgttttttttttaagaatcagCCTGTTAGTCTATCAAAAaccaataattttcattttaaactcAAAAAGATAACCAATTTTGTAAACACATTGTTATCAATTGAGAGtggtaaataaattgtaaatacactttttgtattaataaacaaatataaaatcttTGTTAATGTTGTTATTTCACTTTTAATTGTTATGGTCTGCACAATAGCATTGCTCACgtatctaaataaaattcataaaaaatctatattaataatttgtaaaatttttttaatccaactaatatttaattgaaatgacttTAATCACAGAAACAATAATATCAAAAACCGATGCCAATTTAAACAGTaatagatccaattaaatatttaattgttctaattaaatatttaattgatttaaaggtGGTCAGagtgatttttgttttcattaaaaaatcaattagattaatttattttcaatggaataattttacaaattcaatacagcctttaattaagaaaatatttgtgatattttcccctgTCTAagtatttttttggaattttaatttttctattattgttgatttttggTGAATGAACTTaatttattgtatatgttcaattactaataaaaaataaagataataatttcaatttaattaaaaagagaCTCAATATAAAACGAATGCATTattacatacacacatacactctCACATGTATATATATACATGTGCCAGACAAATTTCCTACAATATTTAACCATGAAAAAGTTTTAACCCACGCAACAGTTCcttacaagtttttcataacaaAAGAGCAAACTTTTTACGGATAAATTAACccaccaacaaaaacaaaaagaggaaggaaaccaaagaaaaaaaaagaaaaagtaaaaTCATGAAATTTCTTACAAGTTTCTGTTTAATTGCCTCATTGGCTACATTCGCTTGGGCTGCCAGTGCATCCTGGGGTCGGAGaaattcatctgattttttGTTATTACGTGAAAATGTCGTACGCACACCTATTAAGAATAACAACTGGAGTGTAAATGTGAATTTTCCCAAATCGGTAAATTTATTGGTGGTCTGATGAGCAAAGGATATAAAAGAATGACTTTGACAATATATAGTTTGGtaatggtagaaaaagttttccTTTTTCGAAATAACGACATAAAGGAAAACGGGAATTAATCGAGAGACAAATAAGTTTGATAAATTAAAATGAACCTAATGCCACTGTGGAAAATATGATGTCATAATATATACAGTGACCAACAAAAGCCATAGTACGAAtggtaatttttcaaaacatgACTACGCATGTAACCATCAAATAGCATAACTTTTGCTGCTCACTGTATAATTACagagtataaaatgtttttaattcatatttagTTGAAAACATAAATAATCAAGAATtataatttgatatgtttaaattttttttattgtacttAGATAATCTTAATATTAACTAAGTAACAAAATTcacttgtaattgattttttatttcacatttaattaaaaacaacgtACTGGTTAAAAACaacatatttaattgaaattgtttagtttttttattatatttaagtaattaaaataatagttaagtgaatatattttaatttttaatagagcaTCATtaagacaaaaaatgtataaacaaCCCAAACTATCGTAATTGAATACATAAATActgtaaaaataattaattttaatattttcaatttaatttattgttctttaataataaatttattaattaatagaaaaaaatcaattgtaaTAGATTT
Encoded here:
- the LOC142240593 gene encoding putative salivary secreted peptide, whose product is MKFLTSFCLIASLATFAWAASASWGRRNSSDFLLLRENVVRTPIKNNNWSVNVNFPKSGQVNKRVITAIFVYDRFTNTSGAMPSLWSGGPNMTFATVNLKSQISRGMNSTVEIYGK
- the LOC142240882 gene encoding uncharacterized protein LOC142240882 — translated: MKLLIFFGLLAVAAAVSVSKTRDIILGNVGPKDVLVYRQKISMAKRDGEIQRRIIRFFPWYATAPITGVIVKNMVLKKEVNQTPKVEILRGGLGTESIKLRLSSQKSQGMHVEVRIYAKY